A genome region from Micromonospora peucetia includes the following:
- a CDS encoding helix-turn-helix transcriptional regulator: protein MVSSGQLSPAPLGTAATAPAEIDTVALGDLASDPRWRRPVLLGKDLLVLTTGGHGTAELDFRALPCRPGTLLRVRAGQVLRCAGPQLDATVVRWEAAALRGVDVDPDAIPARIQLAGEDEDAVITEVSQLVVDCQRHQGVAAARGLLRHQLAVLLLRLSLLPGCDHRATRAEAATFHRLCREVERGYQHTRRVEDYAARLDCSVRTLTRACLAVTGRSAKQVVDERVALQASRLLAATDEPIARIGRRLGFSEPTNFGRFFTREVGVSPGVFRAAREQPVPGPVVRPRPPADATGRPRGA from the coding sequence ATGGTCTCTTCCGGTCAGCTCTCCCCCGCTCCGCTTGGCACCGCGGCGACCGCCCCCGCCGAGATCGACACGGTCGCCCTCGGTGACCTCGCCTCCGACCCGCGCTGGCGACGTCCGGTGCTGCTGGGCAAGGACCTGCTCGTGCTGACCACGGGCGGACACGGCACCGCCGAGCTGGACTTCCGCGCGCTGCCCTGCCGGCCCGGCACGCTGCTGCGGGTGCGTGCCGGCCAGGTGCTGCGCTGTGCCGGCCCGCAACTCGACGCGACGGTGGTGCGCTGGGAGGCGGCGGCGCTGCGCGGGGTCGACGTCGACCCGGACGCGATCCCGGCCCGGATCCAGCTCGCCGGCGAGGACGAGGACGCGGTCATCACCGAGGTGAGCCAACTGGTGGTGGACTGCCAGCGGCACCAGGGGGTGGCCGCCGCCCGCGGCCTGCTACGTCACCAGCTCGCCGTGCTGCTGCTGCGGCTGTCGCTGCTGCCCGGATGCGACCACCGGGCGACCCGGGCGGAGGCGGCCACCTTCCACCGGCTCTGCCGGGAGGTCGAACGCGGCTACCAGCACACCCGCCGCGTCGAGGACTACGCCGCCCGGCTGGACTGCTCGGTGCGTACGCTCACCCGGGCCTGCCTGGCGGTGACCGGGCGCAGCGCCAAGCAGGTGGTCGACGAGCGGGTGGCCCTCCAGGCGAGCCGGCTGCTGGCTGCCACCGACGAGCCGATCGCCCGGATCGGCCGGCGGTTGGGCTTCTCCGAGCCGACGAACTTCGGCCGGTTCTTCACCCGCGAGGTCGGGGTGAGCCCGGGCGTGTTCCGCGCGGCCCGTGAGCAGCCGGTACCCGGGCCGGTCGTCCGGCCCCGGCCGCCCGCCGACGCCACCGGCCGCCCACGCGGGGCATGA
- a CDS encoding VOC family protein translates to MGIHRLNHAVLYVSELARSVAFYRDVLGFRPIPMTPDGFRGAAFLQAPGSTNDHDLGLFEMGAGTGRSTAGRGTVGLYHLAWEVDTLDELEVTAQRLTAAGALVGASDHGTTKSLYGQDPDGLEFEIVWLVPADRLDDAALAARKRIGRLDLDAERRRYGGQTRGGVGISVPA, encoded by the coding sequence ATGGGAATCCACCGCCTCAACCACGCCGTGCTCTACGTCAGTGAGCTCGCCCGCAGCGTCGCCTTCTACCGCGACGTGCTGGGCTTCCGGCCGATCCCGATGACTCCGGACGGCTTCCGGGGCGCCGCCTTCCTCCAGGCGCCCGGCTCCACCAACGACCACGACCTGGGCCTGTTCGAGATGGGCGCGGGCACCGGCCGCTCCACCGCCGGTCGCGGCACCGTCGGGCTCTACCACCTGGCCTGGGAGGTCGACACCCTCGACGAGTTGGAGGTCACCGCGCAGCGGCTCACCGCCGCCGGAGCCCTGGTCGGTGCCTCCGACCACGGCACCACCAAGAGCCTCTACGGCCAGGACCCGGACGGGCTGGAGTTCGAGATCGTCTGGCTGGTGCCCGCCGACCGGCTCGACGACGCCGCCCTGGCCGCGCGCAAGCGGATCGGCCGGCTCGACCTGGACGCCGAGCGGCGGCGCTACGGCGGCCAGACCCGCGGCGGGGTGGGCATCTCCGTCCCGGCGTGA
- a CDS encoding MarR family winged helix-turn-helix transcriptional regulator: MDVMTRWLDPDEQRTWRAYLTSSRALMETLDRELQREAGMPHAYYEILVRLSEAPQRRLRMSDLAEASGSSRSRLSHAVARLEAAGWVRREECPTDRRGQIAVLTDDGFATLAAAAPGHVEGVRRHLFDALSPAQVDQLRRISETLAAHLTGS, from the coding sequence ATGGACGTCATGACCCGCTGGCTGGATCCCGACGAGCAACGCACCTGGCGCGCCTACCTGACCTCCTCCCGCGCCCTGATGGAGACGCTGGACCGGGAGCTGCAACGCGAAGCCGGGATGCCGCACGCCTACTACGAGATCCTGGTCCGGCTCTCCGAGGCGCCGCAGCGGCGGTTGCGGATGAGCGACCTGGCCGAGGCGAGCGGCTCCTCGCGCAGCCGGCTCTCGCACGCCGTGGCCCGGCTGGAGGCGGCCGGCTGGGTCCGCCGCGAGGAGTGCCCCACCGACCGGCGCGGGCAGATCGCGGTCCTGACCGACGACGGATTCGCCACCCTCGCCGCCGCCGCGCCCGGCCACGTCGAGGGGGTACGCCGGCATCTGTTCGACGCGTTGAGCCCGGCCCAGGTGGACCAGTTGCGCCGGATCAGCGAGACGCTCGCCGCACACCTGACCGGTTCCTGA
- a CDS encoding glucose 1-dehydrogenase, whose protein sequence is MTDLFSVEGKTVLVTGGSRGIGLMIAQGFVRAGANVIISSRKADVCEAVAKELSAEGRCEAIPADLGDDAGAEGLAAAVRERVDRLDVLVNNAGATWGAPLESYPESAFDKLWAVNVKAVFRLTTALLPALRASASADDPARVINIGSIDGIRVPTMEVYAYSATKAAVHMLTRSLAHQLAGEQITVNAIAPGPFESKMMAFALDDPASRAAIEGQVPLGRIGRPEDMAGTAIYLSSRAGAYLTGAVIPVDGGITTHG, encoded by the coding sequence ATGACGGATCTGTTCTCGGTCGAAGGCAAGACGGTCCTGGTCACCGGCGGCTCGCGGGGGATCGGCCTGATGATCGCCCAGGGCTTCGTCCGGGCCGGCGCAAACGTGATCATCTCGTCCCGCAAGGCGGACGTCTGCGAGGCCGTGGCCAAGGAACTCTCCGCCGAGGGGCGTTGCGAGGCCATCCCCGCCGACCTCGGGGACGACGCCGGCGCCGAGGGCCTGGCCGCCGCCGTCCGGGAGCGCGTCGACCGCCTCGACGTGCTGGTCAACAACGCGGGCGCGACCTGGGGAGCACCGCTGGAGTCGTACCCGGAGAGCGCGTTCGACAAGCTCTGGGCGGTCAACGTCAAGGCCGTCTTCCGGCTCACCACCGCGCTGCTGCCCGCGCTGCGCGCGTCCGCCAGCGCCGACGACCCGGCCCGCGTGATCAACATCGGCTCCATCGACGGCATCCGGGTGCCAACGATGGAGGTGTACGCGTACTCGGCGACCAAGGCCGCCGTGCACATGCTCACCCGCAGCCTGGCCCACCAGCTCGCCGGCGAGCAGATCACCGTCAACGCGATCGCGCCGGGGCCGTTCGAGAGCAAGATGATGGCGTTCGCGCTGGACGACCCCGCGTCCCGGGCCGCCATCGAGGGGCAGGTGCCGCTGGGTCGGATCGGCCGGCCGGAGGACATGGCCGGCACCGCGATCTACCTGTCGTCGCGCGCCGGGGCGTACCTCACCGGTGCGGTGATCCCGGTCGACGGCGGCATCACCACCCATGGCTGA
- a CDS encoding SsgA family sporulation/cell division regulator: MSVIRPTTVEVETSLRLVAPDATALPVRASLRYDPADPYAVHVLFHAESAGGEAVSWSFARELLVTGLDEPAGIGDVRVWPWATPRGDFVALALSSPDGNALFEVPRSVLVRFLRRTYVVVPRGREAEHLDVDTAVSRLLAGR; encoded by the coding sequence ATGAGTGTCATCCGACCGACGACCGTAGAGGTCGAGACGTCGCTAAGGCTCGTCGCACCTGACGCCACCGCCTTGCCGGTGCGTGCCAGTCTGCGTTACGACCCTGCTGATCCGTATGCGGTCCATGTCCTGTTCCACGCCGAATCCGCCGGCGGCGAGGCGGTCAGCTGGTCGTTCGCCCGGGAACTGCTGGTCACCGGCCTCGACGAGCCGGCCGGCATCGGCGACGTGCGGGTCTGGCCCTGGGCCACCCCGCGCGGGGACTTCGTCGCACTGGCGCTGTCGTCGCCCGACGGCAACGCCCTCTTCGAGGTGCCGCGCAGCGTACTGGTGCGCTTCCTGCGGCGCACCTACGTCGTCGTCCCACGAGGCCGCGAGGCCGAGCACCTGGACGTCGACACCGCGGTGAGCCGGCTGCTCGCCGGTCGCTGA
- a CDS encoding aminotransferase class I/II-fold pyridoxal phosphate-dependent enzyme encodes MTTELDQREDGELIGIILKAANCRDFETMARTATEVSEMTRNWATHIPWDDLASLEGADDELAQVVADLTEMWEPAHLRNPVDPDEEYALDKNAYDFYRPAGCNLLTRTEDFYGWVQARRRTETWQYSRVLEAAPDSVAQITNDLGRRARGINFNSQDYLSFNTHPAIREAAAKAMHDYGPHSAGSPMVLGNTRISDDLEAALGDLVGLDHVTLFPTGWAAGFGAVVGLVRQSDHIVIDRLAHSCLQQGARAATRNVVRYEHLNVEAVRRHLTEIRATDTRNGILVVTDGLFSVDADWPDLVTLQRVCREHDATLLVDVAHDLGSMGPGGTGVLGMQDLLGSVDIVMGAFSKTFCSNGGFVASNSPALKQYIKMFGGSHFFSNALSPVQTAVVREATRIIRSAEGDVLRARLFTAIHALRDELTGRGLTCMGEPSPIVPLLIGNEKLARTANRLLFDRGVLAFMVEFPVTPTGSSRFRLQVQAGHHPEEAREAARIIEGAIADSRAYLSSAFGSAPH; translated from the coding sequence GTGACCACCGAGCTCGACCAGCGTGAAGACGGCGAACTGATCGGGATCATCCTCAAGGCGGCAAACTGCCGGGACTTCGAGACCATGGCGCGTACCGCGACCGAGGTCTCCGAGATGACCCGCAACTGGGCCACTCACATTCCATGGGACGACCTCGCGTCGCTCGAAGGTGCCGACGACGAGCTGGCCCAGGTGGTCGCCGACCTCACCGAGATGTGGGAGCCGGCCCACCTGCGCAACCCCGTCGACCCCGACGAGGAGTACGCCCTGGACAAGAACGCGTACGACTTCTACCGACCCGCCGGCTGCAACCTGCTGACCCGCACCGAGGACTTCTACGGCTGGGTGCAGGCCCGTCGCCGCACGGAGACGTGGCAGTACTCCCGGGTGCTGGAGGCGGCACCGGACAGCGTCGCCCAGATCACCAACGACCTGGGCCGGCGGGCCCGAGGGATCAACTTCAACTCCCAGGACTACCTGTCGTTCAACACCCACCCGGCAATCCGGGAGGCGGCGGCCAAGGCGATGCACGACTACGGGCCGCACAGCGCCGGCTCGCCGATGGTGCTCGGCAACACCCGCATCTCCGACGATCTGGAGGCGGCCCTCGGCGACCTGGTCGGGCTCGACCACGTGACGCTCTTTCCGACCGGATGGGCGGCCGGCTTCGGCGCGGTCGTCGGTCTGGTCCGGCAGTCCGACCATATCGTGATCGACCGGCTGGCCCACTCCTGCCTCCAGCAGGGGGCACGGGCGGCCACCCGGAACGTGGTCCGCTACGAGCACCTCAACGTCGAGGCGGTACGCCGGCACCTGACCGAGATCCGGGCCACGGACACCCGCAACGGCATTCTGGTGGTCACCGACGGGCTCTTCTCGGTGGACGCGGACTGGCCGGACCTCGTCACCCTGCAACGCGTCTGCCGGGAACACGACGCCACGCTGCTGGTCGATGTGGCGCACGACCTGGGCTCGATGGGGCCCGGCGGCACGGGCGTGCTGGGGATGCAGGACCTGCTCGGCAGCGTCGACATCGTGATGGGCGCCTTTTCCAAGACGTTCTGCTCCAACGGTGGCTTCGTGGCTTCCAACTCGCCAGCGTTGAAGCAGTACATCAAGATGTTCGGCGGCTCGCACTTCTTCTCCAACGCGCTGTCACCGGTGCAGACCGCGGTGGTACGGGAGGCCACCAGGATCATCCGGTCGGCCGAGGGGGACGTGCTGCGGGCCCGGCTCTTCACCGCGATCCACGCCCTGCGCGACGAACTGACCGGCCGGGGCCTGACCTGCATGGGTGAGCCGTCACCGATCGTGCCGCTACTGATCGGCAACGAGAAGCTGGCGCGGACGGCGAACCGCCTGCTCTTCGACCGAGGGGTGTTGGCATTCATGGTCGAGTTCCCGGTGACCCCGACCGGCTCGTCCCGGTTCCGGCTTCAGGTGCAGGCCGGGCACCATCCCGAGGAGGCCCGCGAGGCTGCCCGGATCATCGAGGGCGCCATCGCCGACTCCCGGGCGTACCTCTCCAGCGCCTTCGGCAGCGCTCCCCACTAA
- a CDS encoding NAD(P)/FAD-dependent oxidoreductase, with the protein MQLYDAIVIGARCSGASTALLLARRGHRVLVVDRSSFPSDVISTHFLWPHGMSYLNRWGLLDEVLAVTPAHTTVEVVNDGISLTGSVPTELLHEYFRDLHGDDSGVVQSYASVRRRVLDEILVGAAAKAGAEVRTNFTVRELIVENGQVIGIRGRAVDGQLVEERARIVVGADGRNSFVARTLALPKYDERPRCTFAYWSYWSGFDLGPAQLHRRGRLACAVAPTNFNQNMVLVWGPSEWSREFRGDVPGNYQKALDFVSPELGDVVRTKGTREERIYGTLDQSAFLRPLHGPGWVLVGDAESAKDQCTAIGITHAFRDAELVSAALDRWLRGDASIDEAMTAYGDRRRSQNAAAYHDYVCTLAEMRPYRHDELQLFVALRGNQQETDRFIATHADVAPVSEFFQASNLFLLNDAAKESSADHAVFEDFAETSRSYQQNLFA; encoded by the coding sequence ATTCAGTTGTACGACGCGATCGTCATCGGCGCCCGCTGTTCGGGTGCGTCCACCGCCCTGTTGCTCGCCCGGCGTGGACACCGGGTGCTGGTGGTGGACCGCTCCTCGTTCCCCAGCGACGTCATCTCGACGCACTTCCTCTGGCCGCACGGGATGTCCTACCTGAACCGGTGGGGACTGCTGGATGAGGTCCTGGCGGTCACTCCGGCGCACACCACGGTCGAGGTGGTCAACGACGGTATCTCGCTGACCGGCTCGGTGCCGACCGAGCTACTGCACGAGTACTTCCGGGACCTGCACGGCGACGACTCGGGCGTGGTGCAGAGCTATGCGTCCGTGCGGCGCCGGGTGCTCGACGAGATCCTGGTCGGCGCGGCCGCCAAGGCCGGTGCCGAGGTGCGCACCAACTTCACCGTTCGTGAGCTGATCGTCGAGAACGGGCAGGTCATCGGTATCCGGGGGCGTGCGGTCGACGGACAGCTGGTCGAAGAGCGGGCCCGGATCGTGGTTGGTGCCGACGGCCGGAATTCGTTCGTCGCCCGCACCCTCGCGCTGCCGAAGTACGACGAGCGGCCCCGCTGCACGTTCGCCTACTGGAGCTACTGGTCCGGCTTCGACCTCGGTCCGGCACAACTGCACCGGCGCGGCCGGCTGGCCTGCGCGGTGGCGCCGACCAACTTCAACCAGAACATGGTCCTGGTCTGGGGGCCGAGTGAGTGGTCGCGGGAGTTTCGCGGTGACGTGCCGGGCAACTACCAGAAGGCGTTGGACTTCGTCAGTCCGGAGCTGGGCGACGTGGTGCGGACCAAGGGGACCAGGGAGGAACGCATCTACGGCACCCTGGACCAGTCAGCTTTCCTCCGGCCACTGCACGGGCCCGGGTGGGTGCTCGTCGGTGACGCCGAGTCGGCCAAGGACCAGTGCACCGCGATCGGCATTACCCATGCCTTCCGTGACGCCGAGCTGGTCAGCGCCGCACTCGACCGGTGGCTCCGCGGTGACGCGTCGATCGACGAGGCGATGACCGCCTACGGGGACCGCCGCCGAAGCCAGAACGCTGCCGCCTACCACGACTACGTCTGCACCCTTGCCGAGATGCGCCCGTATCGGCACGACGAGCTGCAACTGTTCGTCGCGTTGCGGGGCAACCAGCAGGAGACCGACCGGTTCATCGCCACACACGCCGACGTCGCGCCCGTGTCGGAGTTCTTCCAGGCCTCCAACCTCTTCCTGCTCAACGACGCCGCGAAGGAGTCCTCCGCCGACCACGCGGTCTTCGAGGACTTCGCGGAGACCTCCCGCAGCTACCAGCAGAACCTCTTCGCCTGA
- a CDS encoding DUF4236 domain-containing protein, whose amino-acid sequence MGLMFRKRKKYGPIILNFTENGFSSWSIKIGRWSWNSRAKAHRVDLPGPLSWKQDKSRA is encoded by the coding sequence ATGGGTCTGATGTTTCGCAAGCGCAAGAAGTACGGCCCGATCATCCTGAACTTCACCGAGAACGGCTTCTCGTCCTGGAGCATCAAGATCGGTCGCTGGTCCTGGAACTCCCGAGCCAAGGCGCACCGGGTCGACCTGCCGGGTCCGCTGTCCTGGAAGCAGGACAAGTCCCGGGCGTGA
- a CDS encoding TIGR02611 family protein, which translates to MAAPGPPNVAARTAERRGYGVPTEQHDRPGRPASERGGAGGTALAERRQRPRWRQRLSTTLALIRANPTGRVTLKIFVAIAGALVVTIGIALIPLPGPGWLLVIAGLGIWAVEFHWARRLLGFTRRHVHSWTQWVKDRSLAVRCLLGSVGLVFVGSVVWLSLKYSFGIDVVAEALHYLATH; encoded by the coding sequence ATGGCAGCGCCGGGCCCGCCGAATGTCGCGGCCCGGACGGCCGAAAGGCGGGGGTACGGGGTGCCGACGGAACAGCACGACCGGCCTGGTCGGCCGGCGTCCGAGCGGGGTGGCGCCGGCGGTACGGCGCTGGCCGAACGGCGGCAGCGACCGCGCTGGCGGCAGCGGCTCAGCACCACCCTCGCCCTGATCCGGGCCAACCCGACCGGACGCGTCACCCTCAAGATTTTCGTCGCCATCGCCGGCGCCCTCGTCGTCACCATCGGTATCGCCCTCATCCCGCTGCCCGGGCCGGGCTGGCTGCTCGTGATCGCCGGCCTCGGCATCTGGGCCGTCGAGTTCCACTGGGCCCGCCGGCTGCTCGGCTTCACCCGCCGGCACGTGCACAGCTGGACGCAGTGGGTGAAGGACCGTTCACTGGCCGTACGCTGCCTGCTCGGCTCCGTCGGCCTGGTCTTCGTCGGCTCGGTGGTCTGGCTGTCACTGAAGTACAGCTTCGGCATCGACGTGGTCGCTGAGGCGCTGCACTACCTGGCGACGCACTGA
- a CDS encoding class I SAM-dependent DNA methyltransferase, whose translation MGWNYGPLSTEVYNLDKPIGHSFGDVEYYRRQLGGIEGSVLEPAVGTGRVLVPLLESGLRVEGCDTSADMLALCRAECASRDLAPVLHHADMADFLRPGAYSAVIIPAGSIVLLDGREATARALANFHQNLEPGGCLLIDVPAPDMATDAAPMRYWRRDDYVWTLQTLRVEYDRATNQRTEWLRYDKWHDGALVGSELQLFRLQLWSIAEFRQLLVDAGFTDVTVTADYGDAAPGPSSDNWTFRALRH comes from the coding sequence TTGGGGTGGAACTACGGCCCGCTGTCCACCGAGGTCTACAACCTCGACAAACCGATCGGGCACTCGTTCGGCGACGTCGAGTACTACCGACGCCAGCTCGGCGGCATCGAGGGATCCGTGTTGGAGCCCGCGGTCGGCACCGGCCGGGTGCTGGTTCCGCTGCTGGAGTCTGGTCTACGGGTCGAAGGGTGTGATACCTCCGCTGACATGCTCGCTCTGTGCCGTGCCGAGTGCGCGAGCCGGGATCTTGCCCCGGTCCTGCATCACGCCGACATGGCCGACTTCCTCCGCCCCGGAGCATATTCGGCTGTGATCATTCCGGCGGGCTCCATCGTGCTCCTGGACGGAAGGGAGGCCACCGCCCGCGCACTGGCGAATTTTCATCAGAACCTTGAGCCTGGCGGCTGCTTGCTGATCGACGTACCGGCTCCCGACATGGCCACGGACGCCGCGCCGATGCGCTACTGGCGCAGGGATGACTACGTCTGGACGCTCCAGACGCTGCGAGTCGAGTACGACCGGGCGACCAACCAGAGGACCGAATGGCTGCGGTATGACAAGTGGCACGACGGCGCCCTGGTCGGCAGCGAACTACAGCTGTTCCGGCTGCAGCTCTGGAGTATCGCGGAGTTCAGACAGCTGCTGGTCGATGCCGGCTTCACCGATGTCACCGTGACCGCCGACTACGGCGACGCCGCACCCGGCCCCAGTAGCGACAACTGGACCTTCCGCGCGCTGCGGCACTAG
- a CDS encoding RrF2 family transcriptional regulator, which translates to MQISARGDYAVRATLSLATAYPRLMSTQAIAAEQDMPRKFLEAVLADLRRAGIVRAQRGAEGGYTLARPPREVTVGAVLRAVEGPLAGVRGLRPEETRYEGAAENLPGLWVAVRAAVRRVVDEVSLAEIVSGRLPAHVRRLTALPDAWEPR; encoded by the coding sequence GTGCAGATCTCCGCGCGCGGCGACTACGCGGTACGGGCGACCCTGAGCCTCGCCACCGCGTACCCCCGCCTGATGTCCACCCAGGCCATCGCCGCGGAGCAGGACATGCCGCGCAAGTTCCTGGAGGCCGTCCTGGCCGACCTGCGACGGGCCGGCATCGTCCGGGCGCAGCGCGGCGCCGAGGGCGGCTACACGCTTGCCCGGCCGCCGCGCGAGGTGACCGTCGGCGCGGTGCTGCGCGCGGTGGAGGGTCCGCTGGCCGGGGTCCGCGGGCTGCGCCCGGAGGAGACCCGTTACGAGGGCGCGGCGGAGAACCTGCCCGGGCTCTGGGTCGCGGTACGGGCCGCCGTGCGGCGGGTGGTCGACGAGGTGAGCCTCGCGGAGATTGTCAGCGGCCGGCTGCCCGCCCACGTCCGCAGGTTGACGGCTCTGCCCGACGCCTGGGAGCCGCGCTGA
- a CDS encoding GNAT family N-acetyltransferase has translation MPTPTLHTDRLLLEPYRPDDAKDFIALLTDPEVGRFMGDGPLTADEAGALFGRVFTKVYADDLFDVWAVRRDGHYVGHAELKRTDQVDGHEIIYALAKPAWGAGLGTELARALVRHGFDTLGLPRVYATVAEANHASLALLGRLGFVHERDIAEADGTVTRVLVVNRAPA, from the coding sequence ATGCCCACTCCCACCCTGCACACCGACCGCCTGCTGCTGGAGCCCTACCGGCCGGACGACGCCAAGGACTTCATAGCCCTGCTCACCGACCCGGAGGTGGGCCGGTTCATGGGCGACGGCCCGCTGACCGCCGACGAGGCCGGCGCCCTCTTCGGACGGGTGTTCACCAAGGTCTACGCGGACGACCTCTTCGACGTGTGGGCGGTGCGCCGGGATGGTCACTACGTCGGGCACGCCGAGCTCAAGCGCACGGACCAGGTCGACGGCCACGAGATCATCTACGCGCTGGCGAAGCCGGCCTGGGGCGCCGGTCTCGGCACCGAACTGGCCCGGGCCCTGGTCCGCCACGGCTTCGACACCCTCGGCCTGCCCCGGGTGTACGCGACGGTCGCCGAGGCCAACCACGCCTCGCTGGCGCTGCTGGGCAGGCTCGGCTTCGTCCACGAGCGCGACATCGCCGAGGCCGACGGCACGGTCACCCGCGTCTTGGTCGTCAACCGCGCCCCCGCCTGA